The DNA window GGTCCATTCTCCTTTAAGGAAGTCTTCTAGTTTCTCTCTCAGTTCAGACACAGTCTTACTCACATCTCCAAAGTACTGAAGAGGACGGACAACGATGCTGGGTAAGTCTGAAGATACAttgatactggagagagactgatacctctggagagagagagagagactgataactctggagagagagagagagagagagagagagagagagagagagagagagagagagagagagttggttgccctctaggttacagagagctggtagtcccatccaccaaactaccaggtgtgaaacagggaagggactcagggggtatgctaatttggtatagagcagacctaactcactccattaaattaatcaaaacaggaacattctacatttggctagaaattcaaaaggaaattatcctaacagagaaaaatctcctgtgtgctacctatatccccccactagaatcccctatatccccccactagaatcccctatatccccccactagaatcccctatatccccccactagaatcccctatatccccccactagaatccccatactttaatgaagacagcttctccatcctggagggggaaatcaatcatttccaggcccagggacatgtactagtctgtggcgacctaaatgccagaaccggacacagggggacaaacacctgcctggaggtgacagcattccctcccacatatgcacccctaggcacaactatgacaacataaccaacaaaaacgggtcacaactcctgcagctctgtcgcacgctgggtatgtacatagttaatggtaggcttcgaggggactcctatggtaggtacacctatagctcatctcttggcagtagtactgtagactactttatcactgacctcaacccagagtctctcagagcgttcacagtcagtccactaacacccctatcagaccacagcaaaatcacagtctacttaaacagagcaatactcaatcaggcatcaaagccaaaggaactgagtaacattaagaaatgctatagatggaaggaatgcagtttggaaacctaccaaaaaacaattaggcaacaacaaattcaatcccttttagacaatttcctgggtaaaacgttcaactgtaatagtgaaggtgtaaacttggcagtagaaaatctcaacagtatatttgacctctcagcttctctatcaaatctaaaaatctcaaatagaaaaccgaagaaaattaaaaataatgacaaatggtttgatgaagaatgcaaaaatctaagaaagaaattgagaaacctgtccaaccacaAACATAGAGACCctgaaaacctgagtctacgccttcactatggtgggagagagagggacggacagagagagagagggacggacggacagagagagagggacggacagagagagagagggacggagggatagagagagagggacggacagagagagagagagagagagacggacagagagagagagagacggagagagagagagagacggacagagagagagggacggacagagagagagagggacggacagagggagagagggacggacggacagagagagggacggacagagggagagagggacggacggacagagagagagagagagggacgcacagagagagagagggacagacagagagagagagaaggacagacagagagagagagaaggacagacagagagagagagagggacagacagagagagagagagggacagacagagagagagagggacggacagagagagagagggacggacagagagagagagagagagagagggacggacagagagagagagaaggacagacagagagagagagagagagagagagagagagagggacagacagagggagagagggacggacagagagacagacaggacaacataatGATTGAGATTAATAGTTTCACATGAAGTTAATTTCATATCACATGTAACAAGACAGTTTAGTTACCTGGAGGAAATGGATGTGATCCTCTGTGTGTGAGAGCTGCTCCAGCTCAGTGCTTCTCTTCCTCAGCTCAGCTATCTCCTGCTTCAGTTGCTCCAGGAGTCCTTCAGCTTGACTCACTTGAGCCTTCTCTTGGGCTCTGATCAGCTCCTTCACCTCAGAGCTCCTTCTCTCAATGGAGCGGATCAGCTCAGTAAAGATCTGATCACTGTCCTCCACTGCTGACTGTGCAGAgcgctggagagagagagagagagagagagagagagagagagagagagagagagagagagagagagagagagagagagagagagagagagagagagagagacagtaggttcAGTAGCCTCTCTGCACCTCATTGAGTCAGAACTCTGCTCTCCAGGTCCACCAGGCCTTGTCccccctcctggacagacaggtacagaacacctcttggtcctgctctactctcctccctcctggacagacaggtacagaacacctcttggtcctgctctactctcctccttcctggacagacaggtacagaacacctcttggtcctgctctactctcctccctcctggacagacaggtacagaacacctcttggccctgctctactctcctccttcctggacagacaggtacagaacacctcttggtatatcatatatatatatatatcacatcatcatTCAGaactgtgactcgtttcaggaacgTCTTTGGGACATCCAGCCTGTTTGACAAAGATATTTTGACTGATATATTGAATTGTTTAGGGAAGCTTTTGCTTTGGCTTTAATACATTCTGAAAATACTTGAAAACCAAAAGAGAAAAGAATAGTAGCCCTCCTCAGGAACAACAAAACCCTCACAGACCAACTTCTTCTATGATATAATGGAGGTCCTCAAACCAACGTTAAAGGAGCATGgcgccacctactgtgctggagtGTGTTCAATCACAGTTTACACCTCTAAATCCTCCTACCTAACTCAGTACTTCTGAGAAAATAAAAGAGTCCTACTAACTTCTAATAGACCCTCCCCCATCCCCCAAATCACTTccaagtgtaatgtttactgttcatttctgattgtttatttcacttttgttaattGTCTATTTCTAAATCAAATAGATAAAATAGTCCTACTAACTTCAATGCACTTCAAATAAACTTCTCTGGTTCTGAACTCTTCTCCACACCTTCTACCTCACTGAACTCTCCCTCATTCATTTCCATTTCACCTCCAGGACTCTGTTTGCACTTGAattataacatttgaaatgtctctattcttttgaaaataaatgttgtttaatgtttactgttcattcatgattgtttattatctacttcatttgctttggcaaagtaaagatatgtttccatgccaataaacacctttgaatttaattgagagagagacagctccaTTTTAATGTATAGGGGACATGAGTCAGTCATGGTTACTCATGGTTATGTGATGAAGCAGCCCAGTCGGTTACATGAACCAGTCTATTCTCTGAAAGAGGTCCAGACAGCCTGTTCCCAACAGTGGGTCAGTGGGATTGGATaggggcccctctctctctctctctgactggaggagagaagtgaAATGGTGTGTCTCCTCTGGTCAACAATACTCACCTTGAGAGACTCCACAGCCTGTTGGAGCTCCTTcagcttcttctctctctcctggaatCTCTGCTGGACCTTCTGCTGACTCATCCCCAGCTGCCTCTGTGGAGAATCACTCTTCAATGAGCTATCAAGCTTTATTAGTCCAGTAGATCAATAGTATAGTAATGTGACATAGGACCCATAGAGAGGAAGGTCTACAATCCTGAGGAAGTCCCTTTACAATATTATATTATGTTGCTATTGTAGTGGAAAATCGGTTCAAATATGACACAATGAAGAACTTTGAATTCAATTGTAGACTTTTAATACAAGAGTATAACAAGCCGGAGAGCCCCGCGGAGAGAGAGAGCCCCTTTTCCAGAGCCCTGGCTCCAGTATTTATCCACATATTGCATATGAGCCCATCCCACATGTAAATTACGTTACATTCCAATCCGTGCATCCTGCTTGTTCAGCTCAATAAAGCCCATACCTGCTTATAATAACGCCCATATCTGCTTTCCGTCAGATTATAATGATGACAAGACCCTTGCTTTGTTCCTGCACTTAACTAAATGCATTCTTTTGTTTGTGTGTATCTAAGATCAGCAGACTATGTGTCTCCTCAGTTTCTAGCGTGTCCAGCTATACTAAAAATACTATACATTCCTCTATTTTACAGCCCTATGCTTTGGCTCTGCACTTAGCTCAAAAATATGCGAACTATGTCTATTGGTCATCAGTTAGTCATTTGACGGACCCCCTCCTTTGTATATCCCTCCGGCCTTGGTTTTTCCAGCTATCCTGGCAGCTATGTCACCTTCCCTTCATGTAGTCTGTTTTTAGTGTTCAGCTATTCTATACATCTTATGCATCTATGTGTTATATTTGCAACCACACTATGTGAATGATTATAGTTTTTATGGTAGGCCTACATGTATCAAGGGGTTGAGACTGAACTTTGGACTCATAAAAGGCCATTCAGAATGATAATAGTGTTTGACTTTAGAAAATGGTGATACATTTGTAACAAACTCAATATACTCAAGGTTTGTGTTCATATTTGTGGATCCATTTCAtattgtatataatataatgatcTCATATTCAAACAGTCTTAGTTCCTACTGTATCTTAAATTCTTTGTTTATCAGACAGCCACCAACAAGTTGTTCTGGTCTTACCTGTTTCTCAGTCCTCTCTGCTGCAGCTGACACTGTATCATGTCCTTTATGTTCATCCATTGTACACTGATAACAGATACACTGCTGATCGGTACGACAGTAAACCTCCAGCAGTTTGTCATGATGAGAGCAGATCTTCTCCTGTAGTTGTGTCGTGGCTTTGATCAGCTTGTGCTTCTTCAAAGCAGGAGATTCATAGTGAGGTTGGAGGTGAGTCTCACAGTAAGAGGCCAGACACACCAGACAGGACATGAGGGCTTTCTGCTTTCTGGTCCCAGTGCAGAAATCACACACCACATCTCCAGGTCCAGCATAGCACAGAGCAGGAGGGGGAGCAGCCTGGAGTCCTGTCTTCCTCAGTTTCTCCACCAGCTCAGCCAACATGTTATTTTTCCTCAGATTAGGCCTTGGAGTGAAGGTCTCTCTGCACTGAGGACAGCTATAGACCCCTTTCAGAACATCCTGATCCCAGCAGCCCTCAATACAGCTCCTACAGTAACTGTGTCCACAGGGAATAGCCACCGGTTCCTTCAGtagatccagacagacagaacaacagaacTGGTCCTGGTCCAGTTGAACTCCCTGTTGAGCCATTTGGATGGTTGTTCACTCTCACACAAACAGACGATACAGAGACTCAGATCAGTTTTGTTTCCACAGAAGTTAGTTTTGGGGAGGTGTGGACTTTCTGGTTCTGCCAGATAGGTGAGtttagagggagggagtgaaggaggggttagagggagggagagataaagaaatGCATGCAACGTCGAGAAGGAGACAAAGATTTTAGTTCCTGGGTTAAATTATAGTTACTGATgacattttatttaatccattttagaaaaagactAATGTAACCAAAGGTGTCCAAAGGTGTCTGAATAACTTCTGAATGCCCTGTAATgccatctacagtgccttgcgaaagtattcaccccccttggcatttttcctattttgttgccttacaacctggaaggtgaacctccgtcccagtctcaaatctctagaagactgaaacaggttcccctcaagaatttccctgtatttagcaccatccatcattccttcaattcagtTTCCAGTCCCTCCTAATAAAAAacatggtgttcttggggtgttgggttgggtttgtgccagacatagcgctTTCCTTGATGGCCAGATTGATCATGATGACCAGAGtacattcttccatatgtttggggagtctcccacatgccttttggcaaacaccaaacgtgtttgcttattttattTTTAAGCAATGAcatttttctggccactcttccataaagcccagctctgtgaaaAGTACGGCTtaaaagtggtcctatggacagatactccaatctctgctgtggagctttgcagctccttcagggttatctttggtctctttggagacatgccagagaacagaaACTAGCACAGAAACTTCTGAATAGTTCCTGAATAGtttctgaatacttcctgaatagTTTCTGAATAATCTGTAGTGTGTCTTCCACTGTTCTGTTCTCACCACAACATGCTCTTCCACATTCTCACACACATTCCTCACTGCTGCAGACCTTAGCCTGAGTCCCAGTCTATTTGTGTcatcatgccaactccttgtcactcatGGTGATGCCAAATGATTGGCCTGAAAATGACAGCAAAAGAGTTGGCAAGGACACAAATCTATGACCAGGCAACAGACACCTAGGATCATTTCTGTCGTCAACTCATACTgcaccccaaacacacacactaacccactacctgtatgtctcctctgtctaggaTCAGTAACCCACACTAACCCACTACCTGTAGGTCTCCTCTGTCAATCTGTTTTCTACTCAGGGAATGATGCATAGTTATTAGCTAGTAAGTTTCTACTGAAACAAACTGCCTTTGTGTAACTCAGGAATGCGGCCAAGTGCTGTTTGGATGTGACCACTGTAAGTGACATGTCCTGTTTTTTGGTATCTGCAAAGGACCCAGCTGGGTCAACTGATCCAGATTTGATAATCTGATAATAAAGTTGCTGTTTGAATAAGCTAGTCTCTCTCCCTATTGGTTAGAGTCTCCATgacaggcctcccgagtggtcggtgtcctaaggcactgtatcttacTGCTgagccactagagatcctggtttgagtccaaaCTCTGTTGACCCGGTAGACCCATGGGGCGGTCCAGATtttgcccagcgttgtccgggtttggggtgggtttggccggcagggatgtccttgtgcCAATGCGCAcgagcgactcctgtggcgggctgggcgcagtgcacgctgacacggtctcCGGGTgtacagtgcacgctgacacggtcgccgggtgtacagtgcacgctgacacggtcgctgggtgtacagtgcacgctgacacggtcgctgggtgtacagtgcacgctgacacggtctcCGGGTgtacagtgcacgctgacacggtcgctaggtgtacagtgcacgctgacacggtctcCGGGTatacagtgcacgctgacacggtcgccgggtgtacagtgcacgctgacatggtcgccgggtgtacagtgcacgctgacatggtcgctGGGTgtacagtgcacgctgacacggtctcCGGGTgtacagtgcacgctgacacggtctcTGGGTgtacagtgcacgctgacacggtcgctgggtgtacagtgcacgctgacacggtctcCGGGTgtacagtgcacgctgacatggtctcCGGGTgtacagtgcacgctgacacggtcgccgggtgtacagtgcacgctgacatggtcgctGGGTgtacagtgcacgctgacacggtcgctgggtgtacagtgcacgctgacacggtctcCGGGTgtacagtgcacgctgacacggtctcCGGGTatacagtgcacgctgacacggtctcCGGGTgtacagtgcacgctgacacggtcgccgggtgtacagtgcacgctgacacggtcgctgggtgtacagtgcacgctgacacggtcgctgggtgtacagtgcacgctgacacggtctcCGGGTgtacagtgcacgctgacacggtcgctaggtgtacagtgcacgctgacacggtctcCGGGTgtacagtgcacgctgacacggtcgccgggtgtacagtgcacgctgacatggtcgccgggtgtacagtgcacgctgacatggtcgccgggtgtacagtgcacgctgacatggtcgccagtgtttcctccgacacattggtgcttccGGGTTCagagggcattgtgtcaagaagcagtgcagcttggttgggttgcgTTTCGGGAGGACGCaaggctctcgacctttgcctctcgaGTCCTTATGGATGGTTCAGTGATGGGACGAgattgtaactaccaattggaaactaggaaaaaggggtaaaaaatacaACTATTTCggattttaaataaaaaatacaaaatacattggagtgcagttcagcccagtgtaattcAAACAACAAAATACTCAGAAGTAATTCAAATATATATTTCAAATACATATAACATAAATACTGACCAGCTCTGTCTACCCCCCAACACACTGTCATACTTCCTTATCAAAGAAACCACAACCCCTCTACATACAGAGAAGCCAGTCCAGTAGGAAGCCACTCCCCctctacattacatttacattacatttaagtcatttagcagacgctcttatccagagcgacttacaaattggtgcattcaccttatgacatccagtggaacagccactttacaatagtgcatctaaatcttttaaggggggggggtgagaaggattacttatcctatcctaggtattccttaaagaggtggggtttcaggtgtctccggaaggtggtgattgactccgctgtcctggcgtcgtgagggagtttgttccaccattggggggccagagcagcgaacagttttgactgggctgagcgggaactgtacttcctcagtggtagggaggcgagcaggccagaggtggatgaacgcagtgcccttgtttgggtgtagggcctgatcagagcctggaggtactgaggtgccgttcccctcacagctccgtaggcaagcaccatggtcttgtagcggatgcgagcttcaactggaagccagtggagagagcggaggagcggggtgacgtgagagacgTCATACAGGGAACACAgtccagaaggaagccactccccCTCTACATACAGAGAACCCAGTCCAGTAGGAAGCCACTCCCCCTCTACATACAGAGAACACAGTCCAGTAGGAAGCCACTCCCCCTCTACATACAGAGAACCCAGTCCAGTAGGAAGCCACTCCCCCTCTACATACAGAGAACCCAGTCCAGTAGGAAGCCACTCCCCCTCTACATACAGAGAACCCAGTCCAGTAGGAAGCCACTCCCCCTCCTCTGGTGTAGAGTTCCATGAAACAGAAAGTCATCTTTCACACTGCCATTGCTTAAACTACGGGAGAGAGCAACAAAATGGCAGAGAATCAGGAACTGTTCTGTTGCTCCATCTGTCTGGATCTACTGAAGGATCCGGTGACAACTGCCTGTGGGCACAGTTACTGTATGGGCTGTATTAAAGAAAGCTGGGATCAGGATGATCTGAAAGGTGTCTACAGCTGTCCACAGTGCAGACAGACCTTTATCCCAAGGCCTGTTCTGAACAGGAGCACTGTGCTGACTGAAGTGGTGGAGAAACTGAAGAAGACAGGACTCCAGGCTGCTCCCCCTCCTGCTCTGTGCTATGCTGGACCTGGAGATGTGGTGTGTGATGTCTGCACTGGGACCAGAAAGCAGAAAGCCCTCATGTCCTGTCTGGTGTGTCTGGCCTCTTACTGTGAGACTCACCTCCAACCTCACTATGAATCTCCTGCTTTCAAGAAGCACAAGCTGGTCAAAGCCACCGCACAACTACAGGAGAAGATCTGCTCTCATCATGACAAACTGCTGGAGGTTTACTGTCGTACCGATCAGCAGTGTATCTGTCTGCTGTGTGTGATGGATGGACATAAAGGCCATGATACAGTGTCAGCTGCAGCAGAGAGGACTGAGAAACAGGTAAGACCAGAACAACTTGTTGGTGACTGTCTGATAAACAAAGAATTTAAGATACAGTAGGAACTAAGACTGTTTCAATATGAgatcattatattatatacaataTGAAATGGATCCACACATATGAACACAAATCTTGAGTATATAGATATGTTGACCCAGATTCTCCAAATGTATCACCATTTTCTAAAGTCAAACACTATTATCATTCTGAATGGCCTTTATTGAGTCCAAAGTTCAGTCTCAACCCCTTGATACATGTAGGCCTACCATAAAAACTATAATCATTCACATAGCAACATAATATCATGTTGTAAAGGGACTTCCTCAGGATTGTAGACCTTCCTCTCTATGGGTCCTATGTCACATTACTATACTATTGATCTACTGGACTAATAAAGCTTGATAGCTCATTGAAGAGTGATTCTCCACAGAGGCAGCTGGGGATGAGTCAGCAGAAGGTCCAGCAGAGattccaggagagagagaaggagctgaAGGAACTCCAACAGGCTGTGAAGTCTCTCAAGGTGAGTATTGTTGACCAGAGGAGACACACCATTtcacttctctcctccagtcagagagagagagagaggggcccctATCCAATCCCACTGACTCCACTGTTGGGAACAGGCTGTCTGGACCCCTTTCAGAGAATAGACTGGTTCATGTAACCAACTGGGCTGCCTCATCACATAACCATGAGTAACCATGACTGACTCATGTCCCCTATACATTAAAAtggaactgtctctctctcaattgaaTTAAATTCatagggctttattggcatggaaatatatgtttacattgccaaagcaagtgaaatagacaataaacaaaagtgaaataaacaatcagaaattaacagtaaacattacacttggAAGTGatttggggggtgggggagggtctATTAGAAGTTAGTAGGACTCTTTTATTTTCTCAGAAGTACTGAGTTAGATAGGAGGATTTAGAGGTGTAAACCATGattgaacaaatatataaaaaatattatagaatttaacgtctcttttctggattttgataattagtgggtatcggcctaattctgctctgttctgcctctctctctgtctgtctgtctgtctgtctctctctctctctctctctctctcggtgcatgctgggtgtttttggagtttgagtgtttggtgtggaaagctctatcctaactaactttcttgattctattcttttctttacatgttattttctatggtggagggttaatgcaatatttgtttttagcggtatccaaagtttcttttttcaaagttagggtggaagaggacagagtaacgttcctgggggttgcaaggtatagtgtgcgcaatggcttctcagcctagtgcgcaagagacgctgtcgattcagcatggtttcaggtgtgttcctgagaacggagttaaggtggaggaggttctgctcgcggtcggtgaacaggtaggagctgagtttatacattctgcttctagaatgaactgttgttgtgttcatgaaaagagctaatttggtcggtaggctaattgctagcggaatatttgtaagggatgtgttggtgtcaatttcacctctctctaccccttcaacaagagttgtagtggcaaatttgcctccgtttattacggatgatcaaattaggaaagagctgagtcgttttggtaagtttgctagcggtttccgtgtactgtcagcaggttttcaggcagatgccgttaagcacgttgtttcattcaggaggcaagtgtttatgtttctgaacaataatgagcaacagctaaatgtgcattttaaagtgaggcatggggaagggctctatgcaggttttgccagcacagatagtctacggtgttttgaatgtggggatttggggcacaagagctttgcgtgcccacataaaggccatagacaaggggagggtacgagcgcaaggctggaaatcgaggtgaaaatgcagggggtaaggagatgcagacagcagaggctgggcctagtcagtctagagatggtggtgtagatgaggctgggtctagtcagtctagagatggtggggtagctgaggctgggcctagacatgctatggagggtggtatagctgaggctggccctagtcatgctatggagggtgttgtagctgaggctggccctagtcatgctatggagggtggtgcagatgatactgcgtctagtcaggttttttctagtggatgaggagagtatagtggggaagtgtaagagattaggggaggaggaggagggtgtcaagaggaaaaagaaaagggtgtggacaaaggcaccatggaaatgttgcctgttgctgtgggtgaggccctaaccagagagaaagggcaggtggtcagggtgggagatagagaagaggaggaaagtgagtctgaggaagaggatgaggaggtattttttcagactcctcttcaattggcccggagctgacagccagtcaaccagaggggtctaagtacacgttgagagaactgacaaggttcctgaatgagactaaggggaaaaaagttaatcttgaggcttttttcctgatcctagaaagtttgtaagatcagtacaacatgctatgagaaatgaggggcatggtgtcctctcacccaagaaacggtttaggttgaggaagtgggtcacaacagtgcgtaaaggtttaccttcagacactgtttaaatgtttaatttcttactgacactggggctttttgagctttgctattggtctgtttctctgctggcttttctcccacttcttatggagactcttcgggtaggctcgctcaatataaatggcgccagagatgcgggaaagaggagtgtgttgagtgaatatgtaaaacataaacaagtacaggtgttgtttctgcaggagacgcatagtgatgtggtgaatgaagttgattgggggctctggtggaaaggggcaagtgtgttgagccatgggacaaatcttagtgcaggggtggcagtcctttttgcacgggtctggctgtaaaaatttgctcctcaaaggaggtgtgtaggggtaggttgcttgttgttaaagcagaaattaacaacatgtgttttgtctttataaatgtgtatgcgcctaacacagggagagaaagaggggttctatttgggagtcttagacaggaactctcacaagtagcgcctgaggagacgctggtgttcggaggtgactggaactgtacaatggattttacaaaagacagaaatggggaagagcctcattcagtgtcagtgggagtgttaagggacatctttaatcagtttgacctagtggatgtttggagaactaaacatccaaacacaagacagtatacgtgggtgaaggtttttggggctagggtgagtgcagctcgacttgatcgtttttacatgtccaggaatcagagcaataggcttctgagtgctaccattctcccagtggggttttcggatcaccacataaccatggctcggctgtctatttcaccagggccccggcaggcatct is part of the Oncorhynchus keta strain PuntledgeMale-10-30-2019 unplaced genomic scaffold, Oket_V2 Un_contig_3013_pilon_pilon, whole genome shotgun sequence genome and encodes:
- the LOC118383434 gene encoding tripartite motif-containing protein 16-like isoform X1, with product MAQQGVQLDQDQFCCSVCLDLLKEPVAIPCGHSYCRSCIEGCWDQDVLKGVYSCPQCRETFTPRPNLRKNNMLAELVEKLRKTGLQAAPPPALCYAGPGDVVCDFCTGTRKQKALMSCLVCLASYCETHLQPHYESPALKKHKLIKATTQLQEKICSHHDKLLEVYCRTDQQCICYQCTMDEHKGHDTVSAAAERTEKQRQLGMSQQKVQQRFQEREKKLKELQQAVESLKRSAQSAVEDSDQIFTELIRSIERRSSEVKELIRAQEKAQVSQAEGLLEQLKQEIAELRKRSTELEQLSHTEDHIHFLQRYQSLSSINVSSDLPSIVVRPLQYFGDVSKTVSELREKLEDFLKGEWTKISTTVNIVGVVLPPEPKTREQLLQYSCQLTLDPNTAYTHLSLSKGNRKVTYTDQVQPYPVHPDRFTYYSQVLCREGLSGRCYWEVEWTGDVDTAVSYKDISRTGTDGVFGYKNKSWSLHYYSDGYCFRHNNVVTKVSGPQSSRVGVYLDHKAGTLSFYSVSDTMTLLHRVQTTFTQPLYPGFGMGYFQCLSDTAELVKL
- the LOC118383434 gene encoding E3 ubiquitin/ISG15 ligase TRIM25-like isoform X2, coding for MAQQGVQLDQDQFCCSVCLDLLKEPVAIPCGHSYCRSCIEGCWDQDVLKGVYSCPQCRETFTPRPNLRKNNMLAELVEKLRKTGLQAAPPPALCYAGPGDVVCDFCTGTRKQKALMSCLVCLASYCETHLQPHYESPALKKHKLIKATTQLQEKICSHHDKLLEVYCRTDQQCICYQCTMDEHKGHDTVSAAAERTEKQRQLGMSQQKVQQRFQEREKKLKELQQAVESLKRSAQSAVEDSDQIFTELIRSIERRSSEVKELIRAQEKAQVSQAEGLLEQLKQEIAELRKRSTELEQLSHTEDHIHFLQ
- the LOC127923595 gene encoding E3 ubiquitin/ISG15 ligase TRIM25-like, which translates into the protein MAENQELFCCSICLDLLKDPVTTACGHSYCMGCIKESWDQDDLKGVYSCPQCRQTFIPRPVLNRSTVLTEVVEKLKKTGLQAAPPPALCYAGPGDVVCDVCTGTRKQKALMSCLVCLASYCETHLQPHYESPAFKKHKLVKATAQLQEKICSHHDKLLEVYCRTDQQCICLLCVMDGHKGHDTVSAAAERTEKQRQLGMSQQKVQQRFQEREKELKELQQAVKSLKCSAQSAVEDSDQIFTELIRSIERRSSEVKELIRAQEKAQVSQAEGLLEQLKQEIAELRKRSTELEQLSHTEDHIHFLQRYQSLSSISVSSDLPSIVVRPLQYFGNVSKTVSELREKLEDFLKGEWTKISTTVNIVDVVLPPEPKTREQLLQYSCQLTLDPNTAHTPLSV